The genomic window gttattaattgccttatataattgcctgctcccatgttaggggcatagatatttacaattgttagatcttcttgttgcatagaccctttaagtaggatatagtgtccttcctcatctcttattacagtctttgttttaaaatctagtttgtctgatataaggattgccaccccagctttcttttggtgtccattagcatggtaaatgctcttccaccccctcactttcaatctgggggtgtctttgggtctaaaatgagtctcttgcagacagcatatcgatgggtcttgtttttttttaaatccaatctgagagcctgtgtcttttgattggggcattgagcccatttacattcagggtaactattgaaaggtatgaatttagtgccattgtattgcctgtaaggtgactgttactgtatattgtctgtgttcctttctgatctatgctgcttttaggctctttctttgcttagaggacccctttcagtatgtcttggagggctggttttgtgtttgcaaattcctttagtttttgtttgtcctggaagctttttatctctccttcaattttcagtgagagcttagctggatatagtattcttggctgcgtatttttctcgtttagtgctctgaagatatcatgccagtcctttctggcctgccaggtctctgtggttaggtctgttgccaatctaatgtttctaccattgtaggttacatatctcttctcccgagctgctttcaggattttctctttgtctctgagactcgtaagttttactattagatgtcggggtgttgacctatttttattgattttgagaggggtattctctctgcctcctggattttgatgcctgtttccttcctcacattagggaaattctctgctataatttgctccaatgtaccttctgcccctctctccctttcttcttcttctgggatcccaatttttctaatgttgtttcgtcttaatcgtatcgcttatctctcgaattctgccctcgtgatccagtagtttatctctctttttctcagcctctttattttccatcatttggtcttctatatcgctgatgctctcttctgcctcatttatcttagcagtttgtgcccccatttttgattgcacctcattaatagtctttttgatttcgacttggttagatttggAGAAGTTTGGTTTTAAGTAAAAGTTGCATTAGTTTTTAGTTCTTATAAAGgctgcgtttttttttttttttttttaggtgcttCTTGCTGATGTTTTAAGTAACTAAGTAATGTGGACATTTCTATAAATTGCCATTTCTGCAGCTAAAACAGTGTCACACCACAAGAGCAGCCGGCCCCCCGTTCCTATCTCCAATGCCACCAAGCGCAGCTTCCTGGGCAGCCCTGCGGCGGCGAGCCCGGCTGACCTGCAGCCTTCCGCTCAGCCGCTGGCCGAGGGCAGCCACAGACACCGTCTGCACGACGAGCCTGAGCACCTGTgagtccctgccctgcccccttttCCACTTACTTTGCACTTTGAGTTGCATTGTCTTTCTGAAGGGGTGATGGAGAAAGTGCTGGGGGGTTGGCAGCGGGAGGGCTTCCCCCTGCCTTGCCCTCTGTCCCCGGGACCCCCCAGGCAGGCGGCGGGTGACCACAAGTCACTGTGACCCCGAGTTGCAGTTTTGGGATATTTATCCCAGGTTTGAAGTCTTGGTACTCTTTTGgcttgtttttataatatttcttccCAAAGAAGCTACAATTCTCTCCTAGATTATTGTGAATTCATGATGCTCTTTATTATACATTTGCTATTGACCTTGCAGACTGATAAGCCAGTGattctctctcctgttctttcCCATTTAGGGGGAAAGGGGCCTCTGCCTTTAGCCCGTCACATCCTTTACTGCCCCTGAGACAGAGACAGCAGAAGGCTGTGCAGGGGGAGGGCCCTCCTGGTAAGAGTGCCgtttcccctctgccctcctccgcTCTCCGTTCTTCCTCCTGTAGCTTATTAAAATGATCGTTCTCAGGTTGAATGTTCCTACTGTGATGTAGCCATTTTAGTTAGGAGATTATGgtagaataaatttaaattaatttcatttattattatattgatGTTCCTTAGAATTTTTAGTCTTTATAGTGAAACTATCCTTAAAATCTAATAAATTATATGAAGTATACAGAAAATTGCTGTGTTGTAATATGTAAGAATGTCAGTGCGTTGATGTTTACCTAAGAGTTCCGATTATTTTATATCATGTTTTGGACTAATGACTGAATTAGGTATTACTTATTGAAATTACTGAAATTGGCATTGTGATGATCTGCGTTTCTTGGGCAGTTCTGGTATCCTGCATTATGATGCATTTCCTTAAGAAATGGTTATTATGTTGAAAGAATTTCAGAGGCTATGAAATGAGCTAACACTGAGCATCCTGCTTCCTCACATGCAGATCAGAGACACCGGTCCAATTCTTTAACCCGAGTTGATGCCCAGCCACGAGGTGCAGCAGCGTGGCCAGATAAAAAGAACAGGTGAGCTCTGTGTCGCAGAGAAGTTTCTGTGTGAAGCACTTATTAGGCTCACATAGCAGTTCTCCAGCTGGGGTCCATCCCCGGGCTCACCGGGACCCACCTTGGGGGTCTGCAGGTCAGAGCCATTTCCTGACAGTGTTGGGCTGTTCTCTGCTTTTCTCACCCTGGTGACAGATTGAATCGGACGCAGACACGGGAGTCCGGGTGGGCAGCAGAGACAATTACAAAAGTGTTTTGtattataaacttttttattttagaaaacatggtCATTTCTCACAGAACACgtttctttttgtaatttatttgtttgacagaaagggtgagggagagagagcacgagcagggggaggggcagagggagagggagaagcaggcttcccgctgagcagggagcccgatgcggggctcgatcccaggaccctgggaccatgacccgagctgagggcagacgcttaacgactgagccacccaggcgcccctctttttgtaatttttaatcattgattttatttattttttattttttaaatttttttaatcattgattttaaaatgtctcagttttaatttctagtgTGATGAATTTTCATAttgataaatacataataaatacaaaCTCTTTGAGGTCCTCAGTGATTTTAAAGGGTGTAAAGAGGTCCCGGGACCGCAACGTTTGAGAATTGTTGAACTTAAACTGGTCTCTGGCTGTCCCCTGCCCTGGGAAGGGGTTTGTTAAGTCCCCCAGACTTTGGGTTTGCACTCTTTCCATCACTAGTGTCTTGTCGCTCAGTGTGTCTGTGTCCCATGGCTCCCTTCCCCACGTTGCAGGCCCATGTCTCAGCCGGCACCCTTTGCTCCCCACCATGCTGTCAGCTGTGATACGGACCCCGGCTCCAGTGACAGTGTCAGCCTGGCCCGCTCCATCAGCAAGGATAGTTTGGCCTCCAATATCATTAACCTGACTCCGCAGAACCAGCCAGAGCCCGCGGCGCTGAAAGGCGACGGGAGAGGCCTTCTGCACAACGTTGCTATTGAGGACGAGGATGAGGAGCTCCTGGCCATCATCAGGACGGATGTGGCTCCCCGTGCCGGTGACCGGGGCCTGCTGACAAGCGCCAGGTCTCCCCAGAGGCTGGCAGACACCCTAGAAAGTAAGCCTGACAGTTTCTTCTTGGAGCCGCTGATGCCGGCCGTGCTCAGGCCGGCCAAGGAGAAGCAGGCGATTGCCAAGGAGgaagagtgtggggaggggcggcCACGGAGCTTCACGTCCAAGAGGCCCAGTGAGGGCCACCAGCCCCTGGTGCGCAAGAGGGCGCCCAGCAGCCACGGCGGTCGTGACTCGAGTAGGACTTTCACCCCGGTGTCCTGTCCGGAACTTCCCGTGGCCGCGGACCCGGCACCcgctgggctggggctgcaggcggCGGGGGACGCCCGCGGTGGGCTTCTGGCCAGCGGTGGCTTCGGCCTGTTGCCTCAGGCACAGTCTGCCGACGGCTTCTTCCTGCACGAGGACCCCGAGGGCAGGCTCTGCGGCGGCCGTGCCAGGAGCCCCAGCGCCCAGGACCCAGAGCCGTGGGCCGTCCTGAGGCAGGACTCGGACTCCGACGTCGCGGACCTGGAGGAAGCCGAGCAGGCCTTCGTGGGCGAGGCCCGCCCTGCGGTGATGGCCGGGTACGCCGGTGAGGAGGAGTCAGCCAAGCTGCAGGAGGACATGAAGGTGAAGGAGCATGATGACAAAGATGACGCCAGCGGCCGCTCGAGCCCGTGTCTGAGCACCGTGTCGCAGCTCAGCAGCGTCTCCGTGGCCAGCGGCAGCGTGAAGATGACCAGCTTCGCGGAGCGGAAGCTCCAGAGGCTCAACAGCTGCGAGACGAagtccagcagcagcagctcgCAGAAGACCACGCCCGACGCCTCGGAGAGCTGCCCGGCCCCTCTGACGACGTGGaagcagaggagggagcagagccCGAGCAGGCAGAGCGGGGAGCACGCCAGCCTGCTGGCCTCCGAGCTGGCGCAGCTGCACATGCAGCTGGAGGAGAAGCGCAGGGCCATCGAAGCGCAGAAGAAGAAGATGGAGGCTCTGTCGGCCCGGCAGCGGCTGAAGCTGGGCAAGGCCGCCTTCCTGCACGTGGTCAAGAAGGGGAAGGCCGACGGCACCCCCCAGCCGCGGAAGCCAGACCACTTGGCGGGAGACTACACTCAGCACAACGGAGAGGACTTTGATGGTGGCGTTTCCAAAACGGAGGAGTTTCTCATGAAGGAGGAGGGGCGGGAAGGCGTGCTGCCGTCTCCAGATGGGGACGCGGAGAGCCTGGTTCTCCTGCAACAGCATAAAGCGAAAGCCCCCGCCGCGCTGCACGAGCTGGAGAAGAGCAGAGCGCTCCCCGCCGCCCTGCTGGAGGGCGCTGGCGAGGCGGTGGACGTGAACGAGTGCGACCTGTCCATCGAGAAGCTGAACGAGACCATCAGCACACTGCAGCAGGCCATCCTGCGGATCtcgcagcagcaggagcagctgcTCATGAAGCCTCCCGCAGCCCCGGCCCCGGGCACGACGCAGGGCGCCCAGGACCAGAAGGTCAGGGCGGCCGTCCACTTCGTGGAGCCGCTCTCCCCGCCCGGGGTGACCGCCCACCGCAAAGCCGCGCGTCTCGGGCAGGGTCGGGGCTCCCGCTCGGGGAGACCAGCTGAGCTGAAAGTGCCGAAAGACAGGCAGCAGGCCTCCTCCCGCAGCAAGACCCCGACGCCTAGTGTAGAGACCCTCCCTCACTTACGGTCCTTCCCCCCTCGGACCCCCTCGGACCCGGGCTGGGACAGCGTTGCAGAGCCTGGAAATGACCCTCATGACAAGTGCTTCTTCGACAGCTACAGGCTCCACGATGAAAGCAATCAGCGGACATTTGTCTTGTCCTCCTCCAAAGACGCAAACATCCTGTCGGAACAAGTGAGCCTCAGAGAAGTTCTGGATGGCAGCGTGAAGGAGGCGGCGCTCGGCTCCCCAGCTGTCTCGGGGAAAGAGAGCGTCCCCGCGGACGAGCCCCCGAGGAGCAAGGCCAGTCTCATTGAGGTGGACCTCTCGGACCTGAAGGCCCCCGACGAGGACGGAGAGACGGAGGGCCCCCAGAGTTCGGTGGAGCTCACCAGCGAAGGCGATCAGAAGCCGGGGGTCGGCTTCTTCTTCAAGGTAAACTGCCGTTGGCCTCCGTGTCAGATGGGTGTCGGGTGTCGTCTCTTGCCCTTGGTTGTGCGGCTGCGTTAGAAGCTCACTCCAGAGCCGGGCCCCGCGCGCTCTGTCAGCACGACCCGACTCCACCGGAAGCACCCACGGGCACTGCCTGTTGCAGCGAGCGTGGCCGTGTGCCCGTGAGGCTTCAGTGCTGAGCCCGAATCGGGAAACCCATGTAATTTTCGCGGGTCAGAAgcgttctttttcttttgatagtTTTCTGACCATTTAATAAACGTAAATGTTCTTAGCTCGCAGGCTCTTGCAGAAGCAGGTGGGACACCGGGTCCGGCCTCCAGGCCGAGGCTTGCCAAGCCTGTGAGAGCGGCCGGCCGGGTGGGGCATCTTTGCGGAAGCTTCCTGTTGGTCTCGGTGCCTTTCTTGTCGTGTTTTCTTAGTAGAAGGGGAGACGGGTTGTGGGAGCGTCCCTGCTGTTTTCCCACGACTTTCCCACAGGGTGTAGGGTGTATGTCCTCTAACGAGCAAGCAGGCTTTATTTGGTGCTTAATGCTTTTAAGGTGTAAGTGCCTGAGTGTTAGTGCAGGGGTCAGCTCACGTGTGGAAACCGAGGTAAACGGGACTCAGTAGGAGACGTGCCGAAAGCTCTGTCGATGGGGCTCTTTTTGGGGTGGCCAGGTTGTTCCCTAGCATTTTAGCGTCTGTGAAGACGGCCTCACCCGTGGGCCCGCGTGCTGCCGGGGAGTGCGGGCGTCGGGGGCTGGGTCCTGCAGGATGACGCGTGCCGCCTGCTTGTAGGATGAGCAGAAGGCGGAGGACGAGCTTGCCAAGAAGCGGGCGGCCTTCCTCCTGAAGCAGCAGCGCAAGGCTGAGGAGGCGCGCCTGAGGAAGCAGCAGCTGGAGGCCGAGGTGGAGCTCAAGAGAGACGAGGCCCGGTAAcctggccccccgcccccccttcccgTTCCCTGGCCCCATCCCGCTGCCCCGGGGGTCTAGGCCGAGCCCTGGTTGACGTGCTTCTGGGCTCCTTCCCCTCAATTCGCACGACGGTCCGCGGCCGTGGGCGCCCGTCCCTGGGCCGCGCCGCTGGGCCGGGTTGCCCGGTGTGCCCACGCCGAGCCCGGGGCCGGCCCTGAGCCCCCGCCGAGCGCGGCTGAGGAGCGCGTGTGTCCCGCAGGCGCAAGGCCGAGGAGGACCGGATccggaaggaggaggagaaggcgcGGCGGGAGCTCATCAAGCAGGAGTACCTACGCAGGAAGCAGCAGCAGATCTTagaggagcaggggctggggaagccGAGAGCCAAGCCCAAGAAGCCGCGGCCCAAGTCCGTCCATCGAGAGGAGCCGGCCTGTGATTCGGGGACCAAGTGCTCCTCGACCCGTAAGCAGGCGGGGCGTGCGGGGCGGCTGCGTGCGGCGGCGGGGTGGCCGAGGCGGGCCTCGCGGCAGCTCTCCTGTCTCGGCAGCCGACCCCCTGAGCCGGGCCCAGTCGGGCTCCAGCCTGTCCCTGGCCTCCGCGGCGACCACCGAGCCCGAGAGCGTGCACTCGGGGGGCACGCCTTCCCAGCGGTAAGGGGGGCACGTGGGGTGGacgtgggggcggggcgggttGTGTGCTGTGATTTTGGggtgatccccccccccccgggctgcATTGGAGCCGTGGAGCTGGAGCACTCTGGCTCTGTAGCCTCTGCTGCGGGGCTGTGTGTTTCCCGCGAGCGAGGACGTGTCCGTAAATACCCACTGTTCCCAGATGGCGCCTCAGTGGGGCCTCTAGTCTACGCTCTGTTGTCACCAGCTGTCCCATAGTGTCCTGGACGGCCTAGGACCCCGCTCAGGACCGCGCATGGCCCTCAGCTGTGGGCCTCCTTAGTCGAGACCAGTCCTCTGCCCTCTGTCCTCTGTCACCCGGGCGCAGTTCCTGTGGTGGCCACCCGTCGCTGGGGCTTTGCAGGAAACGGTTCAGCCTGTGTGTCTCCGGCGGCCGGTGTTTGTCGCTGCGGCCGGCAGGCGTGTGGCGCTTCCTTGGCCCGTGTGAGGCGGTGGCTTCTGCTGACGCGGGAGAACTTCCCTTGTGACTCAACAGTGATCTGGGAGGACGCACTGGGGACCTCATTGGTACCACCGCCAGTGGCCTTGTCCCTTCTCTCTGTGTGGTGTTGGCCCCACGTGTCCTCCATCCTTTCCTGTGTGTGTCATCCTGTGGCCATGGCCACAGGGCCCTCCTCTTCACATGTCTGGTGGCTTCTGTCACCGGGCCCCTGCACCGGGCCCACGTCAGGGACTCTGGGTCCTGGCTGGGGTTTTGCTCTGCCGCTCGGTCAGCTGGGCTGGCCGGCCCCCTCGGGGGCAGCCCCCCCATGCTGCTTTGCCACCACTGGCTGGGCTCTGTGGAGACTGCCCCAAGGGATGCCCTCAGACCCGGGGTTTTGGACTCAGCCCCctgtgctctccccctctctccttccctcctggggtCTTGCCTGTGGTGTGTCGGCAGCACAGATGTCCCAAACTGTGTCCAGCAGGGACCCAGTGCTGCTTCCCTGCTCCATCGGGGTGGCACCTCAGACAGACCTCTCATGGTGGCCAGTGTCCCTGCAGGGTGTCTGCTTTTGTCACACTGTTGTACCCGAGGCGTCGGACTTCTGTGTTTTGCCCAGTTGATGGTTGTGTTCTGCGGGGCGGAGGGCGGGTCAGACGGGCTTGCCCCCCTGCATTGCCGCCTGTCCCCTCCACCGCGGACGTTCCTTCTTGCCTGGATGGTGTGGGCTGGCTGGTGTTGGGTGGGCTCAGCCAGCCAGTGTGGGCGGTGGGCGAGAGGGGGGTGCCCGTGAccatccctcccctgcccccgttGCCCCTCTCCTTCAGCAGAGTTGAGTCACTGGAAGCCTTGCCCACACTGAGCCGCAACGCCAGCAGGAGCACGGACAGAGACTGGGAAACCGCGTCCGCGGCATCCTCTCTCGCCTCCGTGGCCGAGTACACAGGTAACGGCCTCGCTCCCCGTGGAGGTCACGGGCGTGTCCCTGCCGGGGCAGGGCGGGCTGTGCTTGGCTCTCCAGCCACCTCAGTGGCTGGCAACGTGCTTTTCTGTCCCTGTGGCCTCACGCCGAGTAGTGTGTCTTGGCGCTGGGGAACCTTAGACTTTTGAAACTATTTCttggttttgtcttttatatTATCAAAGTAAGTGAAACTAGAAAGGGGACAAACTGGTAACGACTTTGATCCTTTTCTAGTTCATTTAAAGTTCATAACTCGGAATGAATTCTTTCAAATAGATTTGAAGCAGCTGTTACTTGCCCTTTCCAAAAGCCTTGACCTCGCTGACCCAGCCGGCCTGCTGCTTGGCTCTGGGAAACTGGGGTTTTCTTGCGCGTGTGAGCTGCGAGTGTGCGTGCCTTAGAGTATACTTTTGTGACTCTTGCCAATTTTCACAGGTCCCAAGCTCTTCAAGGAGCCCAGTAGCAAGTCAAACAAACCGA from Zalophus californianus isolate mZalCal1 chromosome 13, mZalCal1.pri.v2, whole genome shotgun sequence includes these protein-coding regions:
- the CAMSAP1 gene encoding calmodulin-regulated spectrin-associated protein 1 isoform X2, with the protein product MVDAGGCPAGEGWRRMEAAPDGAVDIVPLDRYDSARAKIAANLQWICAKAYGIDDIPEDLRDPFYIDQYEQEHIKPPVIKLLLSSELYCRVCSLILKGDQVAALQGHQSVIQALSRKGIYVMESDDTPVTDPDLSHAPIKMSAHMAMVDALMMAYTVEMISIEKVVASVKRFSTFSASKELPYDLEDAMVFWVNKVNLKMREITEKEVKLKQQLLESPAHQKSPSKWYWKLVPVRYRREHLSARQPPYFPLLEDLMRDGSDGAALLAVVHYYCPEQMKLDDICLKEVTSMADSLYNIRLLREFSNEYLNKCFYLTLEDMLYAPLVLKPNVMVFIAELFWWFENVKPDFVQPRDVQELKDAKTVSHHKSSRPPVPISNATKRSFLGSPAAASPADLQPSAQPLAEGSHRHRLHDEPEHLGKGASAFSPSHPLLPLRQRQQKAVQGEGPPDQRHRSNSLTRVDAQPRGAAAWPDKKNRPMSQPAPFAPHHAVSCDTDPGSSDSVSLARSISKDSLASNIINLTPQNQPEPAALKGDGRGLLHNVAIEDEDEELLAIIRTDVAPRAGDRGLLTSARSPQRLADTLESKPDSFFLEPLMPAVLRPAKEKQAIAKEEECGEGRPRSFTSKRPSEGHQPLVRKRAPSSHGGRDSSRTFTPVSCPELPVAADPAPAGLGLQAAGDARGGLLASGGFGLLPQAQSADGFFLHEDPEGRLCGGRARSPSAQDPEPWAVLRQDSDSDVADLEEAEQAFVGEARPAVMAGYAGEEESAKLQEDMKVKEHDDKDDASGRSSPCLSTVSQLSSVSVASGSVKMTSFAERKLQRLNSCETKSSSSSSQKTTPDASESCPAPLTTWKQRREQSPSRQSGEHASLLASELAQLHMQLEEKRRAIEAQKKKMEALSARQRLKLGKAAFLHVVKKGKADGTPQPRKPDHLAGDYTQHNGEDFDGGVSKTEEFLMKEEGREGVLPSPDGDAESLVLLQQHKAKAPAALHELEKSRALPAALLEGAGEAVDVNECDLSIEKLNETISTLQQAILRISQQQEQLLMKPPAAPAPGTTQGAQDQKVRAAVHFVEPLSPPGVTAHRKAARLGQGRGSRSGRPAELKVPKDRQQASSRSKTPTPSVETLPHLRSFPPRTPSDPGWDSVAEPGNDPHDKCFFDSYRLHDESNQRTFVLSSSKDANILSEQVSLREVLDGSVKEAALGSPAVSGKESVPADEPPRSKASLIEVDLSDLKAPDEDGETEGPQSSVELTSEGDQKPGVGFFFKDEQKAEDELAKKRAAFLLKQQRKAEEARLRKQQLEAEVELKRDEARRKAEEDRIRKEEEKARRELIKQEYLRRKQQQILEEQGLGKPRAKPKKPRPKSVHREEPACDSGTKCSSTPDPLSRAQSGSSLSLASAATTEPESVHSGGTPSQRVESLEALPTLSRNASRSTDRDWETASAASSLASVAEYTGPKLFKEPSSKSNKPIIHNAISHCCLAGKVNEPHKNSILEELEKCDANHYIILFRDAGCQFRALYCYYPDTEEIYKLTGTGPKSITKKMIDKLYKYSSDRKQFNLIPAKTMSVSVDALTIHNHLWQPKRPAVPKKTQTRK
- the CAMSAP1 gene encoding calmodulin-regulated spectrin-associated protein 1 isoform X1, giving the protein MVDAGGCPAGEGWRRMEAAPDGAVDIVPLDRYDSARAKIAANLQWICAKAYGIDDIPEDLRDPFYIDQYEQEHIKPPVIKLLLSSELYCRVCSLILKGDQVAALQGHQSVIQALSRKGIYVMESDDTPVTDPDLSHAPIKMSAHMAMVDALMMAYTVEMISIEKVVASVKRFSTFSASKELPYDLEDAMVFWVNKVNLKMREITEKEVKLKQQLLESPAHQKSPSKWYWKLVPVRYRREHLSARQPPYFPLLEDLMRDGSDGAALLAVVHYYCPEQMKLDDICLKEVTSMADSLYNIRLLREFSNEYLNKCFYLTLEDMLYAPLVLKPNVMVFIAELFWWFENVKPDFVQPRDVQELKDAKTVSHHKSSRPPVPISNATKRSFLGSPAAASPADLQPSAQPLAEGSHRHRLHDEPEHLGKGASAFSPSHPLLPLRQRQQKAVQGEGPPDQRHRSNSLTRVDAQPRGAAAWPDKKNRPMSQPAPFAPHHAVSCDTDPGSSDSVSLARSISKDSLASNIINLTPQNQPEPAALKGDGRGLLHNVAIEDEDEELLAIIRTDVAPRAGDRGLLTSARSPQRLADTLESKPDSFFLEPLMPAVLRPAKEKQAIAKEEECGEGRPRSFTSKRPSEGHQPLVRKRAPSSHGGRDSSRTFTPVSCPELPVAADPAPAGLGLQAAGDARGGLLASGGFGLLPQAQSADGFFLHEDPEGRLCGGRARSPSAQDPEPWAVLRQDSDSDVADLEEAEQAFVGEARPAVMAGYAGEEESAKLQEDMKVKEHDDKDDASGRSSPCLSTVSQLSSVSVASGSVKMTSFAERKLQRLNSCETKSSSSSSQKTTPDASESCPAPLTTWKQRREQSPSRQSGEHASLLASELAQLHMQLEEKRRAIEAQKKKMEALSARQRLKLGKAAFLHVVKKGKADGTPQPRKPDHLAGDYTQHNGEDFDGGVSKTEEFLMKEEGREGVLPSPDGDAESLVLLQQHKAKAPAALHELEKSRALPAALLEGAGEAVDVNECDLSIEKLNETISTLQQAILRISQQQEQLLMKPPAAPAPGTTQGAQDQKVRAAVHFVEPLSPPGVTAHRKAARLGQGRGSRSGRPAELKVPKDRQQASSRSKTPTPSVETLPHLRSFPPRTPSDPGWDSVAEPGNDPHDKCFFDSYRLHDESNQRTFVLSSSKDANILSEQVSLREVLDGSVKEAALGSPAVSGKESVPADEPPRSKASLIEVDLSDLKAPDEDGETEGPQSSVELTSEGDQKPGVGFFFKDEQKAEDELAKKRAAFLLKQQRKAEEARLRKQQLEAEVELKRDEARRKAEEDRIRKEEEKARRELIKQEYLRRKQQQILEEQGLGKPRAKPKKPRPKSVHREEPACDSGTKCSSTPDPLSRAQSGSSLSLASAATTEPESVHSGGTPSQRRVESLEALPTLSRNASRSTDRDWETASAASSLASVAEYTGPKLFKEPSSKSNKPIIHNAISHCCLAGKVNEPHKNSILEELEKCDANHYIILFRDAGCQFRALYCYYPDTEEIYKLTGTGPKSITKKMIDKLYKYSSDRKQFNLIPAKTMSVSVDALTIHNHLWQPKRPAVPKKTQTRK
- the CAMSAP1 gene encoding calmodulin-regulated spectrin-associated protein 1 isoform X3; this encodes MVDAGGCPAGEGWRRMEAAPDGAVDIVPLDRYDSARAKIAANLQWICAKAYGIDDIPEDLRDPFYIDQYEQEHIKPPVIKLLLSSELYCRVCSLILKGDQVAALQGHQSVIQALSRKGIYVMESDDTPVTDPDLSHAPIKMSAHMAMVDALMMAYTVEMISIEKVVASVKRFSTFSASKELPYDLEDAMVFWVNKVNLKMREITEKEVKLKQQLLESPAHQKVRYRREHLSARQPPYFPLLEDLMRDGSDGAALLAVVHYYCPEQMKLDDICLKEVTSMADSLYNIRLLREFSNEYLNKCFYLTLEDMLYAPLVLKPNVMVFIAELFWWFENVKPDFVQPRDVQELKDAKTVSHHKSSRPPVPISNATKRSFLGSPAAASPADLQPSAQPLAEGSHRHRLHDEPEHLGKGASAFSPSHPLLPLRQRQQKAVQGEGPPDQRHRSNSLTRVDAQPRGAAAWPDKKNRPMSQPAPFAPHHAVSCDTDPGSSDSVSLARSISKDSLASNIINLTPQNQPEPAALKGDGRGLLHNVAIEDEDEELLAIIRTDVAPRAGDRGLLTSARSPQRLADTLESKPDSFFLEPLMPAVLRPAKEKQAIAKEEECGEGRPRSFTSKRPSEGHQPLVRKRAPSSHGGRDSSRTFTPVSCPELPVAADPAPAGLGLQAAGDARGGLLASGGFGLLPQAQSADGFFLHEDPEGRLCGGRARSPSAQDPEPWAVLRQDSDSDVADLEEAEQAFVGEARPAVMAGYAGEEESAKLQEDMKVKEHDDKDDASGRSSPCLSTVSQLSSVSVASGSVKMTSFAERKLQRLNSCETKSSSSSSQKTTPDASESCPAPLTTWKQRREQSPSRQSGEHASLLASELAQLHMQLEEKRRAIEAQKKKMEALSARQRLKLGKAAFLHVVKKGKADGTPQPRKPDHLAGDYTQHNGEDFDGGVSKTEEFLMKEEGREGVLPSPDGDAESLVLLQQHKAKAPAALHELEKSRALPAALLEGAGEAVDVNECDLSIEKLNETISTLQQAILRISQQQEQLLMKPPAAPAPGTTQGAQDQKVRAAVHFVEPLSPPGVTAHRKAARLGQGRGSRSGRPAELKVPKDRQQASSRSKTPTPSVETLPHLRSFPPRTPSDPGWDSVAEPGNDPHDKCFFDSYRLHDESNQRTFVLSSSKDANILSEQVSLREVLDGSVKEAALGSPAVSGKESVPADEPPRSKASLIEVDLSDLKAPDEDGETEGPQSSVELTSEGDQKPGVGFFFKDEQKAEDELAKKRAAFLLKQQRKAEEARLRKQQLEAEVELKRDEARRKAEEDRIRKEEEKARRELIKQEYLRRKQQQILEEQGLGKPRAKPKKPRPKSVHREEPACDSGTKCSSTPDPLSRAQSGSSLSLASAATTEPESVHSGGTPSQRRVESLEALPTLSRNASRSTDRDWETASAASSLASVAEYTGPKLFKEPSSKSNKPIIHNAISHCCLAGKVNEPHKNSILEELEKCDANHYIILFRDAGCQFRALYCYYPDTEEIYKLTGTGPKSITKKMIDKLYKYSSDRKQFNLIPAKTMSVSVDALTIHNHLWQPKRPAVPKKTQTRK